In one window of Desulforhabdus amnigena DNA:
- a CDS encoding RNA polymerase sigma factor: protein MNSSDDQEAISAVLAGDANAYAVLVERYQKPIFNLMYRMTGSHADALDLAQDTFIKAYEQLYRFEEGKKFFPWLYTIGLNRSKNFLRQRKVKQTYSIEDFDPGSGLDHPSQQEDNLCDSLDSRLVQEAVQQLPVDYREAIILRYQEDFSMEDIAEALELSVSGAKMRVHRGIAKLREMLSDKRCGERNESQSAFSEKRSIA from the coding sequence ATGAATTCTTCAGACGATCAGGAAGCAATATCCGCTGTTTTGGCCGGTGATGCCAATGCTTATGCCGTCCTGGTGGAACGCTATCAAAAGCCGATTTTCAATCTCATGTACCGCATGACCGGTTCGCATGCGGATGCCTTGGATCTGGCTCAGGACACGTTCATCAAGGCTTATGAGCAGCTATACCGTTTTGAGGAAGGGAAGAAATTCTTTCCGTGGCTCTACACGATAGGGTTGAACAGATCCAAGAATTTTCTGCGGCAGCGGAAGGTAAAGCAGACGTATTCCATTGAAGACTTTGATCCCGGCTCGGGTTTGGATCATCCATCGCAGCAAGAAGATAATCTGTGTGACAGTCTCGACTCCCGACTGGTCCAGGAAGCCGTCCAGCAGCTCCCCGTCGATTACCGGGAAGCTATCATCCTGCGCTATCAGGAGGATTTTTCAATGGAAGATATAGCTGAAGCTTTAGAGCTTTCGGTGAGCGGCGCTAAAATGAGAGTCCATCGCGGGATTGCAAAGCTCCGGGAAATGCTGAGCGATAAGCGCTGCGGAGAGAGAAATGAGTCCCAATCGGCTTTTTCTGAGAAGAGATCTATTGCATAA
- a CDS encoding rhodanese-like domain-containing protein has protein sequence MRLWRKVQIFAVVLLAETCVFTFTLPASEIKDSKSVSQEGAAAVSSGAAVSRPELRLPERISASDLKRLILDLPGTFDLVDIRPPQQFADYALPGSINVDIVELMSNPVYLTGVGPLIIADRDGSLAMAVAGILSQKTQRVIKALHGGVEAYWAESELRNAVGGRGAPGVTGVLPGTGRAVETPQTLKGGAPSSEGGAIKPAAPSQPAPPAPQRPKSTSAGC, from the coding sequence ATGAGGCTTTGGCGTAAGGTTCAAATCTTTGCGGTTGTACTGCTTGCTGAGACATGCGTTTTCACTTTTACTCTACCTGCGAGCGAAATCAAAGACTCCAAGTCGGTTTCCCAGGAAGGGGCCGCAGCGGTTTCCTCCGGTGCAGCCGTTTCCAGGCCTGAGTTACGCCTTCCCGAGAGAATTTCTGCGTCCGATCTCAAGCGCCTCATCCTGGATCTGCCCGGCACCTTCGATCTGGTGGACATTCGCCCTCCGCAGCAGTTCGCGGATTACGCACTGCCGGGTTCCATCAATGTGGACATTGTGGAGCTCATGTCCAACCCGGTGTACCTCACGGGGGTGGGGCCCCTCATCATTGCGGATCGTGACGGTTCCCTTGCCATGGCGGTTGCCGGCATACTTTCCCAAAAAACCCAGCGGGTCATCAAGGCTCTGCATGGAGGAGTTGAAGCCTATTGGGCCGAATCGGAATTGAGAAACGCCGTGGGAGGGAGAGGCGCTCCGGGAGTGACAGGAGTACTTCCAGGAACGGGCCGCGCCGTTGAAACCCCTCAAACTCTGAAAGGGGGCGCTCCTTCGAGCGAGGGAGGAGCGATTAAACCCGCCGCACCCTCGCAGCCTGCGCCACCAGCGCCGCAAAGGCCGAAATCCACAAGTGCGGGGTGCTGA
- the ahbC gene encoding 12,18-didecarboxysiroheme deacetylase has translation MIGISKLYCGTVEPSDALRYGRHSGSLPSHLLQFSADKKPVVVWNVTRRCNLKCVHCYAHAGNENFPDELSTEEGKVVLDDLARFGVPVVLFSGGEPLMRPDLVELAEYAVKKGMRAVISTNGTLITRPVAQELKKVGLSYVGISLDGLEEINDRFRGVKGAFRKALEGITACQEAGIKVGLRFTMNRLNVKEIPSIFDILEERDIPRVCFYHLVYAGRGSKLIEEDLSHEETRKAVDLIIDRTADLHRRGKPKEVLTVDNHADGPYVYLRMLKEKSPRAADVLELLKMNEGNSSGRGIGCISWDGVVHADQFWRHESFGNVRERPFSEIWSDLSNPLMKQLKDKKQYVTGRCASCRWLDVCGGNFRVRAEAVTGDLWAPDPACYLTDEEISQTI, from the coding sequence ATGATCGGTATTTCAAAGTTGTATTGCGGCACAGTTGAGCCCTCCGATGCCTTGAGGTATGGACGGCACAGCGGGAGCCTGCCCTCTCATCTGCTCCAGTTTTCCGCGGACAAAAAACCGGTGGTGGTTTGGAATGTCACTCGACGGTGCAATTTGAAATGTGTGCATTGTTATGCGCATGCCGGGAACGAAAATTTTCCCGATGAATTGTCCACTGAGGAGGGTAAAGTCGTTCTGGACGATCTGGCGCGGTTCGGAGTTCCGGTCGTCCTCTTTTCAGGGGGGGAGCCCCTGATGCGTCCCGATTTGGTGGAACTTGCCGAATATGCCGTGAAGAAAGGAATGCGCGCCGTTATTTCCACCAATGGCACTCTGATCACCCGGCCGGTGGCGCAGGAATTGAAAAAAGTCGGACTTTCCTATGTGGGCATCAGCCTCGACGGCCTCGAGGAAATCAATGACCGGTTTCGAGGAGTCAAGGGCGCATTTCGAAAAGCTCTGGAAGGTATTACAGCCTGTCAGGAAGCCGGTATAAAGGTCGGTCTTCGGTTCACCATGAATCGTTTGAATGTAAAGGAAATTCCTTCCATTTTCGATATCCTGGAAGAACGGGATATTCCGCGGGTCTGTTTCTATCACCTGGTCTATGCCGGGCGCGGAAGCAAGCTCATCGAGGAGGATCTCTCCCACGAAGAGACGAGAAAAGCGGTGGATCTCATTATCGATCGGACCGCCGACCTTCACCGGCGGGGAAAGCCGAAAGAAGTGCTCACGGTGGATAACCATGCCGATGGTCCTTATGTGTACCTGCGCATGCTGAAGGAGAAATCCCCCAGGGCTGCAGATGTGCTCGAACTCCTGAAGATGAACGAAGGGAACAGTTCCGGACGCGGGATCGGATGCATCAGTTGGGATGGTGTGGTGCATGCTGACCAGTTCTGGCGTCATGAGTCTTTTGGAAACGTTCGGGAGCGTCCTTTCAGTGAAATATGGAGCGACCTTTCCAACCCCCTCATGAAGCAGCTCAAAGACAAGAAGCAATATGTGACAGGGCGCTGTGCCAGCTGTCGCTGGCTGGATGTCTGCGGGGGGAACTTTCGTGTGCGAGCCGAAGCAGTAACGGGAGACCTGTGGGCGCCGGATCCCGCCTGTTACCTCACGGACGAAGAGATTTCCCAAACCATATAA
- the ahbD gene encoding heme b synthase, which yields MHSHSSSHPAHPHSPRSSSPEGKGRGAAVGTLRLVAWEVTRSCNLACIHCRAAAQDRPYENELKTEECLQLLDNIAAFAQPIVILTGGEPLLRPDIFEIAAYGNEKGFRMTMAVNGTLVTPEKVQKMLDSGIQRISISLDGATAESHDAFRQVKGAFDGALRGMAHAREAGLDFQVNTTITKQNLHELPAIQDMVVSLGAVAHHIFLLVPMGRGKDLAEQGINAREYEETLHWFYDQRDKVPLQLKATCAPHYYRILRQRAKSEGKDVNFQTFGLDAVTRGCLGGTGFVFISHVGQVQPCGYLELNCGNVREKPFREIWEKSPIFQDLRDFGKYEGKCGRCEYVRVCGGCRARAYESTGNYLAPEPLCVYQPRGRKDSSVVS from the coding sequence ATGCATTCTCATTCGTCCTCACATCCTGCCCATCCTCATTCTCCGCGCTCCTCCTCTCCCGAGGGAAAGGGGCGCGGCGCTGCTGTTGGAACCTTGAGGCTGGTGGCATGGGAAGTCACCCGAAGCTGTAACCTTGCATGTATCCATTGCCGCGCCGCAGCCCAGGATCGTCCCTATGAAAATGAACTGAAAACGGAAGAGTGCCTCCAGTTGCTGGATAACATCGCGGCTTTTGCTCAACCCATTGTCATCCTCACCGGAGGCGAGCCTCTCCTGCGGCCCGATATCTTCGAAATTGCGGCCTATGGCAATGAGAAGGGTTTCCGCATGACCATGGCCGTTAACGGTACCCTGGTCACGCCCGAAAAGGTCCAAAAGATGCTCGATTCGGGGATACAGAGGATCAGCATCAGCCTGGATGGAGCTACTGCCGAGTCCCATGATGCTTTCCGCCAGGTAAAGGGCGCCTTTGACGGGGCCCTCAGAGGTATGGCCCATGCCAGGGAGGCGGGGCTGGACTTTCAGGTCAATACCACGATCACCAAGCAGAACCTTCATGAATTGCCGGCCATCCAGGATATGGTGGTTTCTCTTGGGGCGGTGGCCCATCACATTTTTCTCCTGGTTCCTATGGGACGGGGCAAGGACCTGGCGGAACAGGGAATCAATGCGCGCGAGTATGAGGAAACGCTCCACTGGTTCTACGACCAGCGAGACAAGGTCCCTCTGCAGTTGAAGGCTACCTGTGCGCCGCATTATTATCGTATTTTGCGGCAAAGAGCCAAATCCGAGGGGAAGGATGTCAATTTTCAAACTTTCGGTCTGGATGCCGTTACGCGAGGGTGCTTGGGCGGAACCGGTTTTGTCTTCATCTCCCATGTCGGTCAGGTGCAGCCCTGTGGATATCTGGAGCTCAATTGCGGCAATGTCCGGGAAAAACCCTTTCGAGAAATCTGGGAGAAATCGCCCATTTTTCAAGATCTGAGGGATTTCGGAAAATACGAGGGCAAATGCGGCAGGTGCGAATACGTGCGTGTTTGTGGTGGGTGCCGTGCAAGGGCCTATGAAAGTACGGGCAACTATTTGGCTCCTGAACCTCTCTGCGTCTACCAGCCCAGAGGGAGGAAAGACTCTTCAGTTGTATCGTGA
- a CDS encoding AAA family ATPase, with amino-acid sequence MSEDFPKFPDQEELEKELSEYLSKKYGYRIKVISPMMMPQAKDSQDKTGSPSGVDKIKFDMKPEELESYLNQYVIEQNEAKSVLATKICTHYNRIKFQRRKARSGTEPLVGRIKNNILLIGPTGVGKTYLVKLIAQKLGVPFVKGDATKFSETGYVGGDVEDLVRELFVDAGEDIELAEHGIIYIDEIDKIASSHNILGPDVSRTGVQRALLKPMEETEVDLKVPHDPISQLQAIEHFRKTGKRERQTVNTRNILFIMSGAFNGLAEIVRKRLQRQGIGFGATIQSKEEDAKLSRFVKAEDLISYGFESEFVGRLPVVATLDPLEVEHLYQILKNPNNPIILGKKEDFRCYGIDIKFEDEALRLLAEKAGEEKTGARGLVSVIEKVLLPFEKSLPSSKVRSFVVTRQVVLDPQGELKSILTHPDDPDRNRIYELILEEEKRGIREMMLKRKKHYIENYPLVFSSERIDLVVDHHLRTGLSIETVFDEIILQYNQIKVFETDYFEKYGFKIHFNEEAVNEIIEEALIRDTSATAVCLEISTDYSHGFKLIADRSGQMEFFLPKGAVIHPDAFMDALIRENFRRYPQSPSETEK; translated from the coding sequence ATGTCGGAAGATTTCCCGAAATTTCCAGATCAGGAAGAGCTGGAAAAAGAGCTGAGTGAATATCTTTCAAAGAAATACGGTTATCGTATCAAGGTGATCTCGCCCATGATGATGCCCCAAGCGAAGGATTCACAGGATAAGACGGGTTCCCCAAGCGGTGTGGACAAGATCAAGTTTGACATGAAGCCTGAAGAGCTCGAAAGCTATTTGAATCAGTATGTCATCGAGCAGAATGAAGCAAAATCCGTATTGGCCACCAAGATCTGTACGCACTACAATCGGATCAAGTTTCAGCGGCGCAAGGCCCGTTCAGGTACCGAACCCCTCGTGGGGCGGATAAAGAACAATATTCTTCTCATCGGGCCTACCGGAGTGGGGAAGACCTACCTGGTCAAATTGATCGCTCAAAAGCTGGGTGTGCCCTTTGTAAAGGGGGATGCCACCAAATTCAGCGAAACGGGCTATGTCGGTGGGGATGTGGAAGATCTCGTGAGGGAATTGTTCGTTGATGCGGGAGAGGACATCGAGCTGGCGGAACACGGCATCATCTACATAGATGAAATCGACAAGATCGCTTCTTCTCATAATATTCTTGGGCCGGATGTATCCAGGACCGGTGTTCAGAGGGCGCTTCTCAAACCCATGGAAGAAACGGAAGTGGACCTCAAGGTGCCTCATGATCCCATCTCCCAGCTTCAGGCCATCGAACATTTCAGGAAAACGGGGAAACGGGAGCGGCAGACGGTCAATACCAGGAACATTCTTTTCATCATGAGTGGAGCCTTCAATGGTCTTGCCGAGATCGTGAGAAAAAGGCTGCAAAGGCAGGGCATCGGCTTCGGGGCAACCATACAGAGTAAAGAAGAGGATGCGAAGCTTTCAAGGTTTGTCAAAGCGGAAGATTTGATTTCCTATGGATTTGAAAGTGAGTTCGTGGGCCGTTTACCGGTTGTGGCGACGTTGGACCCCCTGGAGGTGGAGCATCTTTACCAAATCCTCAAAAATCCCAACAACCCCATTATACTTGGGAAGAAGGAAGACTTCCGCTGTTATGGAATAGATATCAAGTTTGAAGACGAGGCTCTGCGCCTTCTGGCTGAAAAGGCGGGGGAAGAAAAAACGGGTGCGCGCGGTTTGGTGAGCGTCATTGAAAAGGTGCTGTTGCCTTTCGAGAAGAGTCTCCCCTCGTCCAAGGTGCGTTCTTTTGTGGTGACCCGACAGGTGGTTCTTGATCCTCAGGGCGAGTTGAAAAGTATCCTGACCCATCCGGATGATCCCGACAGGAACAGAATTTATGAGCTGATTCTCGAGGAGGAAAAACGCGGAATTCGCGAGATGATGCTGAAGAGAAAAAAGCACTACATAGAGAACTATCCTCTGGTTTTCAGTTCTGAACGGATCGACCTGGTCGTGGACCATCACTTGAGAACGGGGCTTTCCATCGAGACCGTTTTCGATGAAATTATACTGCAATACAATCAGATCAAAGTGTTCGAAACGGATTATTTTGAGAAATACGGTTTCAAGATCCATTTCAACGAAGAAGCTGTAAACGAGATCATTGAAGAGGCGCTGATTCGAGACACTTCGGCTACCGCTGTATGTCTTGAAATTTCAACGGATTATAGCCACGGTTTCAAGCTGATCGCCGACCGGAGCGGGCAAATGGAATTCTTTTTGCCCAAAGGCGCGGTCATCCATCCCGATGCTTTCATGGATGCACTGATCCGGGAAAACTTCCGCAGGTATCCTCAAAGCCCCTCCGAGACAGAAAAATAA
- the hemB gene encoding porphobilinogen synthase, whose product MYFPEYRMRRFRRTENLRRMIRETVLTVDQLVYPLFVMPGKGVKNPVRSMPDVYQFSLDQLLEELKSVVQLRIPGIILFGLPHEKNERGSEAHSQNGVVQEAIRAIKDKYPDLVVITDVCLCEYTSHGHCGILRGHEVDNDATLDVLAKVAVSHARAGADIVAPSDMMDGRVGVIRHALDENGFDQVAILAYSAKYCSAFYGPFRDAADSAPQFGDRRSYQMDMANTDEALREVDLDIEEGADMVMVKPALAYLDVIYRVKAEFERPVAAYNVSGEYSMIKAASAQGWLDEKKVMMETLIAIKRAGADLILTYFAKDAAKLLSS is encoded by the coding sequence ATGTATTTTCCTGAGTATCGGATGAGAAGGTTCCGGCGTACCGAAAATTTACGCCGCATGATTCGTGAAACGGTGCTGACGGTAGACCAACTGGTTTACCCTCTTTTTGTTATGCCCGGAAAAGGGGTGAAAAATCCTGTACGCTCCATGCCGGATGTTTATCAGTTCTCCCTGGATCAGCTTCTGGAAGAACTGAAATCCGTGGTCCAGTTGAGGATTCCGGGCATCATCCTCTTCGGTCTGCCCCATGAGAAAAACGAACGGGGCAGCGAAGCGCATTCCCAGAATGGAGTGGTCCAGGAAGCCATTCGGGCCATCAAGGACAAGTATCCCGACCTGGTGGTGATCACGGATGTCTGCCTGTGCGAGTACACCAGCCATGGTCATTGCGGTATTCTACGCGGCCATGAGGTGGATAACGATGCCACCCTGGATGTGCTTGCGAAGGTTGCCGTTTCTCATGCCCGCGCGGGAGCCGACATCGTGGCCCCTTCGGATATGATGGACGGTCGTGTCGGGGTCATCCGTCATGCGTTGGACGAAAACGGTTTCGATCAGGTGGCCATCCTGGCTTATTCCGCCAAATACTGCTCGGCCTTCTACGGCCCCTTCCGGGATGCGGCCGACTCCGCCCCCCAATTTGGCGACCGCCGTTCCTATCAGATGGATATGGCCAATACGGATGAAGCTTTGCGGGAAGTGGACCTGGACATTGAGGAAGGCGCCGATATGGTCATGGTAAAACCCGCTCTGGCCTATTTGGATGTGATTTATAGAGTGAAGGCGGAATTTGAACGACCGGTGGCGGCGTACAATGTCAGCGGCGAGTACTCCATGATCAAGGCCGCTTCAGCCCAGGGATGGCTGGATGAGAAAAAAGTGATGATGGAGACGTTGATCGCCATCAAAAGAGCTGGAGCCGATCTCATTTTGACCTATTTTGCTAAAGATGCCGCCAAACTGCTCTCGTCATAG
- a CDS encoding rhodanese-like domain-containing protein, protein MIETFFGSGTIGSPQAFVAALVIGLFFGFALERAGFGSSRRLAGIFYFRDMAVLKVMFTALITAMLGLSYLIALGWIEPSQLYFMPTVYGAQVVGGLLFGVGFVMSGWCPGTGAVGLASGKLDALLFLLGAVLGSVLFNELFPLVKSLYSWGESGVRFVYNALGMSLAAFAFLFTLMAVGCFWGAEYIEKKKSTGGACFNTPFLKAFSLALLIFAGGLFIFPTSQLDLASEGRPSPRSRAAAVAEMEKGLLQLVQEAGDHMEPAELADRLMNGEPGLVVVDIRTPDEYNRFHIRGAVNVPITQLDEYLRSLPDRGITVLYSNGMTHPAQARDALFRMGHQNLYILTDGLTGFMETCLKPASLRTEPVPEDFARKIRAWRNFFYASAARESTVPAQGGVISPFERTLPWLVETDWLSGQLGREDLKILDVRSQPEYNSSHIPGAIYVSVESFRGVVRGVPSMLLPSEMLALHLSQMGIHPQDRVIIVPGDKIQDATLVGMAFQRLGHQNYAVLNGGFDKWASENRPVDAALPPIVESRYPVGNGVDDFTVDYLKVHDFVKNGGAVILDVRPADYYAGKKSDEARAGHIPGAINRPFSEDVLKTDKYSRLKSREELATAYASLIPSRDSTVIVHCRTGHQASQTYFVLKHLLGYPNVLWYDAGWTEWAARPELPVDTGAGDAK, encoded by the coding sequence ATGATTGAAACTTTCTTTGGGTCTGGAACCATTGGATCTCCCCAGGCTTTTGTTGCTGCTCTTGTTATCGGGCTGTTCTTTGGATTTGCCCTGGAGCGAGCAGGTTTCGGGAGTTCCAGGCGGCTTGCCGGAATATTTTATTTCAGGGACATGGCGGTTCTCAAAGTGATGTTCACGGCGCTCATCACGGCCATGCTGGGGTTGAGCTATCTTATCGCACTGGGCTGGATCGAGCCGAGTCAACTCTATTTCATGCCCACGGTTTATGGTGCCCAAGTCGTTGGGGGGCTTCTTTTCGGAGTCGGTTTCGTCATGAGCGGCTGGTGTCCCGGCACTGGAGCCGTGGGGCTGGCTTCCGGGAAACTGGACGCACTCCTGTTCCTCCTAGGGGCGGTTTTGGGGAGTGTTCTTTTCAATGAACTTTTTCCCCTGGTAAAATCGCTTTATTCCTGGGGGGAAAGCGGAGTTCGCTTCGTCTATAACGCTCTGGGAATGTCCCTTGCGGCCTTTGCTTTTCTCTTCACTCTAATGGCGGTAGGCTGTTTCTGGGGGGCTGAATACATCGAAAAGAAGAAATCCACCGGAGGCGCCTGCTTCAATACCCCTTTCCTCAAAGCCTTCAGCCTCGCCCTCCTGATCTTTGCAGGGGGGCTCTTCATCTTTCCCACTTCCCAGCTCGATCTGGCTTCGGAAGGAAGGCCTTCCCCTCGCTCAAGGGCAGCCGCAGTAGCGGAGATGGAAAAAGGCCTTCTTCAACTGGTGCAGGAAGCCGGGGATCATATGGAACCGGCAGAACTGGCCGACCGGCTCATGAACGGTGAACCGGGGCTGGTAGTAGTGGATATCAGAACGCCCGATGAATATAACCGGTTTCACATTCGCGGTGCCGTCAACGTTCCTATCACGCAACTCGATGAATATCTTAGGTCCCTCCCCGATCGTGGGATTACGGTCCTCTATTCCAATGGCATGACTCACCCAGCCCAGGCCCGTGATGCTCTCTTCCGCATGGGCCACCAAAATCTTTATATCCTCACCGATGGATTGACGGGCTTCATGGAAACCTGCCTCAAACCTGCTTCTTTGCGAACGGAGCCTGTGCCGGAAGATTTCGCCCGGAAAATCCGTGCCTGGAGGAATTTCTTTTATGCTTCTGCCGCTCGGGAATCTACGGTCCCGGCGCAAGGGGGAGTGATTTCGCCTTTTGAGAGGACTCTTCCGTGGCTTGTGGAAACGGACTGGCTTTCTGGTCAACTCGGTCGGGAAGATTTGAAGATTCTTGATGTGCGGAGTCAGCCAGAATACAATTCGAGTCACATTCCGGGTGCGATTTATGTGTCGGTGGAGAGCTTTAGAGGGGTTGTGCGCGGGGTTCCCTCCATGCTCCTGCCGTCTGAAATGCTTGCGCTCCACCTGTCCCAGATGGGGATTCACCCCCAGGACAGGGTCATCATCGTACCGGGCGACAAAATTCAGGATGCCACTCTGGTGGGCATGGCTTTTCAACGTCTCGGTCACCAAAACTATGCAGTTTTGAACGGAGGCTTTGACAAATGGGCTTCGGAAAACCGGCCGGTAGATGCGGCGCTTCCGCCCATCGTGGAATCCCGGTATCCTGTCGGTAATGGAGTGGATGATTTCACAGTGGACTACCTGAAGGTCCATGATTTCGTAAAAAATGGGGGAGCGGTGATTCTGGATGTGAGGCCTGCAGATTACTATGCGGGTAAAAAGTCCGATGAAGCCAGAGCCGGCCACATCCCGGGAGCCATAAATCGCCCCTTTTCAGAAGATGTACTCAAGACGGACAAGTACTCACGCTTAAAATCCAGGGAGGAGCTGGCTACAGCGTATGCATCGCTGATTCCTTCCAGGGATTCCACGGTGATCGTCCATTGTCGTACGGGGCATCAGGCCAGTCAGACCTACTTCGTACTGAAGCATCTACTCGGGTATCCGAACGTCTTATGGTATGACGCCGGCTGGACGGAATGGGCGGCACGTCCTGAATTGCCTGTCGATACCGGCGCGGGAGATGCGAAGTGA
- a CDS encoding YeeE/YedE thiosulfate transporter family protein translates to MKNKQMRKDFMNPYLAGVLLGFTLLASFIVLGAGLGASGGIARFAASLEGALAESHTLSSEYFGRWGSSPMSYYLVFMLLGTFLGGLFSAVQAERLAFKLERGKASPPGLRAGLALCGGIIVGFASRLAQGCTSGQALTGGAMLLTGSLIFLVCIFAGGYAAAYFVRRQWDD, encoded by the coding sequence ATGAAAAACAAGCAAATGCGAAAAGATTTTATGAATCCTTACCTGGCCGGGGTATTGCTTGGCTTTACGCTTCTGGCTTCTTTCATCGTTCTGGGGGCGGGGCTGGGAGCTTCGGGGGGCATCGCCCGGTTTGCTGCATCTCTCGAGGGGGCGCTGGCGGAGAGCCACACTCTTTCCAGTGAATACTTCGGGAGGTGGGGGAGTTCTCCCATGAGCTACTACCTGGTCTTCATGCTGCTGGGAACATTTTTGGGGGGGCTTTTTTCAGCAGTTCAGGCGGAGAGGCTTGCATTCAAACTGGAGAGGGGCAAGGCGTCCCCTCCTGGCTTGCGAGCCGGCCTTGCTCTTTGCGGAGGGATCATTGTCGGATTTGCCAGCCGGCTGGCCCAGGGCTGCACATCCGGCCAGGCACTCACGGGTGGGGCGATGCTCCTTACCGGAAGCCTCATTTTTCTCGTCTGCATTTTCGCGGGAGGCTACGCCGCCGCTTATTTTGTAAGGAGGCAGTGGGATGATTGA
- the murI gene encoding glutamate racemase → MQTQLSNPIGVFDSGVGGLTVVRALMERLPFENIIYFGDTARVPYGVKSIETIALYAREITQFLLQQQVKLLIVACNTMAAVAYQVIQDLSPVPVLDVISAGARTAAAVTRVKYVGVIGTPATINSNAYARAIHRYDSEIRIFSQACPLFVPLVEEGWLDHMVTRLTAQEYLKPVLCHEIDTLVLGCTHYPLLKPLLQEVAGEGIQLVDSAEAMAEQTAAVLSEKNLWNPERVLPDYRFYVTDVPLRFQSIGERFLGRTLSNVRVIKW, encoded by the coding sequence ATGCAAACTCAGCTCAGCAATCCCATCGGAGTCTTCGATTCAGGCGTTGGAGGGCTCACGGTGGTTCGAGCGCTCATGGAACGCCTTCCCTTCGAAAACATTATCTATTTTGGGGACACCGCGCGTGTGCCCTACGGGGTGAAATCCATTGAGACGATCGCTCTTTATGCCCGTGAGATCACACAGTTCCTTTTGCAGCAGCAGGTGAAGCTTCTCATTGTGGCCTGCAACACCATGGCGGCTGTGGCTTACCAGGTGATTCAGGACCTGTCGCCCGTGCCGGTTCTGGATGTCATCAGCGCGGGGGCTCGCACTGCAGCGGCCGTGACGCGGGTGAAATATGTGGGGGTGATCGGGACCCCTGCAACCATCAACAGCAATGCTTATGCGCGCGCCATTCACCGGTATGATTCTGAAATCCGAATCTTTTCTCAGGCGTGCCCCCTTTTTGTGCCCCTGGTGGAAGAAGGTTGGTTGGATCACATGGTCACGCGTCTTACAGCTCAGGAATATCTCAAACCCGTCCTCTGCCACGAAATCGACACGCTTGTCTTGGGCTGTACGCATTATCCCCTGTTGAAGCCCTTGCTTCAGGAAGTTGCCGGAGAGGGCATCCAGCTCGTGGATTCCGCCGAGGCCATGGCGGAACAGACCGCAGCCGTTTTGAGCGAGAAGAATTTATGGAATCCTGAGCGTGTCTTGCCCGATTACCGTTTCTATGTCACAGATGTTCCCCTGAGGTTTCAATCCATCGGGGAACGCTTTCTGGGGCGGACGCTTTCCAACGTGCGTGTGATCAAGTGGTAG
- a CDS encoding glycogen-binding domain-containing protein, protein MGDEQIRDDLLLRIECGVREMPSLDPPPSLLPFVMNAVRTKKMPWWYRFYRWARAPRSITFTPLRIAPIVGVLMGVFVLSIYTLFDGNGGRSTQVPPLDGIPVTLSLTLAGAQRVQVVGSFNDWNAQGYEMRKEEGKELWTLSINLPRGRYEYAFKVDDDKIVPDPRAGFYQDDGFGNRNAVLIVGNHHEENI, encoded by the coding sequence ATGGGTGACGAACAGATAAGAGATGATCTATTGCTCCGAATCGAGTGCGGTGTCCGTGAAATGCCGTCTTTGGATCCGCCGCCATCACTTCTGCCCTTTGTCATGAATGCCGTGCGCACAAAAAAGATGCCATGGTGGTACCGGTTTTATAGATGGGCCAGAGCGCCTCGGTCCATTACCTTTACTCCTCTCCGGATTGCGCCGATTGTCGGCGTATTGATGGGCGTTTTTGTCCTCTCGATATACACCCTTTTTGATGGAAACGGAGGACGGTCGACTCAAGTTCCACCGCTCGATGGAATCCCCGTAACCCTTTCCCTGACCCTGGCCGGTGCTCAACGTGTGCAGGTGGTGGGTTCTTTCAATGACTGGAACGCACAGGGTTATGAGATGCGTAAGGAAGAAGGCAAGGAGTTGTGGACACTGAGTATAAACCTTCCAAGAGGTCGATATGAATATGCTTTTAAGGTCGATGACGACAAAATCGTTCCGGATCCTCGAGCCGGTTTTTACCAGGACGATGGTTTTGGGAATCGAAATGCGGTGTTGATAGTAGGAAACCACCATGAAGAGAACATTTAG